A section of the Bacillus alveayuensis genome encodes:
- a CDS encoding hypothetical protein (product_source=Hypo-rule applied; transmembrane_helix_parts=Inside_1_12,TMhelix_13_35,Outside_36_52) — protein sequence MKLSAVLGIGTAAATSILVAVLAGAAITLGPIWAARIYMYFLRQGWSATVMW from the coding sequence ATGAAACTATCGGCTGTACTTGGGATTGGTACTGCAGCAGCAACTTCTATTTTAGTAGCTGTTCTTGCTGGAGCAGCTATCACTTTAGGACCAATTTGGGCTGCACGTATTTACATGTACTTCCTAAGACAAGGATGGAGCGCGACTGTAATGTGGTAA
- a CDS encoding hypothetical protein (product_source=Hypo-rule applied; transmembrane_helix_parts=Inside_1_34,TMhelix_35_57,Outside_58_71,TMhelix_72_94,Inside_95_105,TMhelix_106_124,Outside_125_138,TMhelix_139_172,Inside_173_192,TMhelix_193_215,Outside_216_274,TMhelix_275_297,Inside_298_354,TMhelix_355_377,Outside_378_386,TMhelix_387_406,Inside_407_445,TMhelix_446_468,Outside_469_472,TMhelix_473_495,Inside_496_515,TMhelix_516_538,Outside_539_543,TMhelix_544_566,Inside_567_597,TMhelix_598_617,Outside_618_620,TMhelix_621_643,Inside_644_657), producing the protein MLLFRQLKTWIYWKAKVRWLQNWGNFKMFNLNNKLIIPFITLGFKIIGILLVFGLGFGGAFLFNKYISSNPYSFWQIVFFLFIFVEGISNGLATGRWISSSKEESWLLASTPIGSIKYILFLWIDESLWMLRNSFFSNIAGIIGALLVFPVKITYLVIAFFIVIIFYFLISLCTTLIQYYIIKKSVYLKGKGLISNLLIPLLLVPIIYLLTKILTPWLLTFPVVSESENILTDYITWIEDGLDILLSSGELVLSLVNQWYYPYSLLAELMVNGSFFIPIIGSFLYILFLLLVALFLLNVISRKDNVTNMDNSKFDDKVTKFFILVSKCILNKKLKERHVQYYLISLLKNYLAKRNLFVVLGSSLWPIITFIFTFIYFSPNYLSERFVLAFSILITVYFPFHVVNSIYTKLKMKLSFDNEGSFLQVLIAYGASPEYLYDLKTKVVRVLSLPGYFYVTVVTFIFMPIPIFIKVGLFILSIISYIVITKFVLLHSVLVPHYEFYNLSQIGKYPDQIKMKNSINTLIISITLPIIPVTMYLLKDIQESLLIFFSTLWILVGLGIGYFFLSRILKKRFTYFDIEEISINRTYIVNALFWKERLILIIFTIAIYITGAILSIFREFVVAEILVLIPVIIIQLILISSYNQKRKIENKRNITIN; encoded by the coding sequence ATGCTTTTATTTCGTCAACTAAAAACATGGATTTATTGGAAAGCAAAGGTACGATGGTTACAAAACTGGGGTAATTTTAAAATGTTTAATCTAAACAACAAATTAATTATCCCCTTTATTACCCTCGGCTTTAAAATTATTGGAATTTTGTTAGTATTTGGGTTAGGGTTTGGAGGAGCCTTTCTATTTAACAAGTATATCTCTTCAAATCCATACTCCTTTTGGCAAATTGTTTTTTTTCTTTTTATATTTGTAGAAGGTATCTCTAATGGGTTAGCAACTGGTCGGTGGATTTCAAGTTCTAAAGAGGAAAGCTGGCTATTAGCTTCTACACCTATTGGGTCTATAAAGTATATATTGTTTCTTTGGATTGATGAATCACTTTGGATGTTAAGAAACAGCTTTTTTTCAAATATAGCAGGAATCATTGGTGCTTTATTGGTTTTTCCGGTTAAAATAACCTACTTAGTAATAGCATTTTTTATTGTCATTATATTTTATTTCTTAATTTCATTATGTACAACACTTATCCAGTATTACATTATTAAAAAAAGTGTTTACTTAAAAGGAAAAGGACTAATATCAAACCTGCTTATTCCATTATTACTCGTACCTATTATCTATTTGTTAACAAAGATTTTGACACCTTGGTTATTAACATTTCCTGTGGTTTCAGAGTCAGAAAACATTTTAACTGATTATATTACTTGGATTGAAGATGGTTTGGATATTTTGCTATCTTCAGGAGAATTGGTCTTATCTCTCGTTAATCAATGGTACTATCCATACAGCCTGCTTGCTGAGCTAATGGTCAATGGATCGTTCTTTATCCCTATTATAGGTTCATTTCTATACATACTATTTTTATTATTAGTTGCATTATTCCTCTTAAATGTCATTTCTAGAAAAGACAATGTTACCAACATGGATAATTCAAAATTTGATGATAAGGTTACAAAATTTTTTATACTCGTTTCAAAATGCATTCTTAATAAAAAATTAAAAGAAAGACATGTGCAGTATTATCTAATTTCATTACTAAAAAATTACTTGGCAAAACGAAATTTATTTGTAGTATTGGGAAGCTCATTGTGGCCAATTATTACATTTATCTTTACATTTATCTACTTTTCTCCCAATTATTTAAGTGAACGGTTTGTATTAGCTTTTTCTATTCTAATAACAGTCTATTTCCCATTTCATGTCGTGAATTCGATTTATACTAAACTTAAAATGAAGTTATCTTTTGATAACGAGGGATCATTTTTACAAGTATTAATTGCTTACGGAGCTTCTCCAGAATACTTATATGATTTAAAGACCAAAGTTGTTCGAGTCCTTTCTTTACCAGGATATTTTTATGTTACAGTGGTGACTTTCATTTTTATGCCTATACCAATTTTCATTAAAGTTGGATTATTTATTTTATCAATCATTTCTTATATTGTTATAACTAAATTTGTATTATTACATTCAGTATTAGTCCCTCATTATGAGTTTTACAACCTTAGCCAAATTGGGAAATATCCTGATCAAATTAAAATGAAAAATAGTATAAATACATTGATAATTTCGATAACTTTGCCAATTATACCAGTTACAATGTATTTATTAAAAGATATCCAAGAATCATTGTTAATTTTTTTTAGTACACTTTGGATTTTAGTTGGATTAGGAATTGGATATTTCTTTTTATCTCGAATTCTTAAAAAGAGATTTACTTACTTTGATATTGAAGAAATTAGTATTAACCGAACATATATTGTAAATGCATTGTTTTGGAAGGAAAGATTGATATTAATTATTTTTACGATAGCAATTTATATCACTGGAGCTATTTTAAGTATTTTTAGGGAATTTGTTGTTGCAGAAATATTAGTGTTAATACCTGTTATTATTATTC